From Rutidosis leptorrhynchoides isolate AG116_Rl617_1_P2 chromosome 3, CSIRO_AGI_Rlap_v1, whole genome shotgun sequence, a single genomic window includes:
- the LOC139898158 gene encoding zinc-finger homeodomain protein 3-like: protein MEFHHHHQQQEDDEHEEMPLPINSTYGHNNHTIPLSLHHHHHHPKPPQLDHVSTTIPPPPPSSSMEDNQRMMMIKVVKYKECLKNHAASIGGKATDGCGEFMPCGEDGLICAVCNCHRNFHRKEIEGDPHSHTYEYNNYLSAPAHFKRFDLGNGRNLILQKGGVIGSESLGYNNHDNNNINNAGALVAKGPTPMIMSYNMGMGSFQSESDDQDDTGGVAVGGGGYLNKYPPPLAAPLQQVMKKRFRTKFTQEQKEKMVDFAEKAGWKIQRQEDSVVQEFCQELGIKRRVLKVWMHNNKQNHSKNNNSTMSTNPTQEPN from the coding sequence ATGGAatttcatcaccatcatcaacaacaagaagatgatgaacacgaaGAGATGCCACTTCCAATCAATAGCACATATGGACACAATAATCACACTATTCCATTATCActacaccatcatcatcaccacccCAAACCACCACAACTAGATCATGTATCTACCAccataccaccaccaccaccatcatcttccATGGAAGATAACCAGAGAATGATGATGATCAAAGTTGTAAAGTACAAAGAATGTCTCAAGAACCATGCAGCTTCTATTGGTGGAAAGGCAACAGATGGTTGTGGTGAGTTTATGCCTTGTGGTGAAGATGGTCTTATTTGCGCAGTTTGCAACTGTCATAGAAACTTCCATAGAAAAGAGATTGAAGGTGACCCACATTCACACACTTATGAGTACAATAATTACCTTTCTGCCCCTGCCCATTTCAAAAGATTTGATCTTGGAAATGGTAGAAACCTTATATTGCAAAAGGGTGGTGTTATTGGATCAGAATCTTTAGGGTACAACAACCAcgataacaataatataaataatgcAGGAGCACTGGTAGCTAAAGGACCAACACCAATGATAATGTCATATAACATGGGAATGGGGTCTTTTCAATCAGAATCTGATGATCAAGATGATACTGGTGGTGTTGCGGTTGGCGGGGGTGGATACTTGAACAAATATCCACCACCGCTAGCTGCACCACTGCAACAAGTGATGAAAAAGAGGTTTAGAACCAAATTTACTCAAGAACAAAAGGAAAAGATGGTGGATTTTGCAGAAAAAGCTGGATGGAAGATACAAAGACAAGAAGACTCAGTGGTGCAAGAATTTTGTCAAGAACTTGGGATCAAAAGAAGAGTGCTCAAGGTTTGGATGCATAACAACAAACAAAATCATTCTAAAAATAACAACTCTACTATGTCCACTAATCCAACTCAAGAACCtaattaa